TGTGATCTGTGGGTCCtgtgagctaaaaaaaaaatgaaagaggaagaggatgagagagaagaGTGTCTAAGGATTCCTGCCGAACAGAAAAACTTTATCGACATACCTCTCTCTTCAGTGGAGACGGTAAAGTCCTCGCCTTCAGCCCCTCCCAGTTGAATCCATTAAACCACCTGTGGgcacataaacacagattatatacatatattccTGTATCTCTCTGTTAGGCCCGTTCTTTGTCAAGGATGATAATCCCAGGTTAAATGCAGTGAGTCCAATAGTCCAATAAGCCCTGAACATGTTTTGCATCCCGTGTTCAGTGATGATCTAATTGCAGAGGCCATAAACCATCAGCTCACATCCGTAATGTTCAATCAGCACTAATTTGCAGAGCTAATCTTCCCTCTGGGATCAGAAACTAGATGACGGTGCTCCTTCATACCTGTGCTTCTTGATGTCAGTTAGTCCATTTTTCAGGTTCCCCAGTCGCTCTGAGGGATTCCTCCTGTGAAGCAGAAAACACACCTCATCAGATTACTGATGCTATAGCAGCTGGAGGTTGTTGCTGAGTGCTtcagaggatggatggatggatggaaggaaggaaggaaggaaggatggatggattgaaagatggatggatggacggatggatggattgaaagatggatggatggatggaaagctggatggatggatggattggcACCGTACCCCCCCTCCCTGTGACGTAGCTACCTGCACAGCTTGCGTATGAGGTCCTCTGGTCTCTTGGTGATCTTCTTGGGGAAGTCTATCTTCTCAATGCCTTTCAGGATCAATGTGTAGGTAATCATCTGGTCACTTCCTGAGAACGGAGGACTGTGGGGTGAAACAGGCAGATCATTTCACTCTCCACAGCGTGGAAGCAGATTCTTATCACGACCAACCGACGACCACATGAACGAACCTGCCAGTAAGAAGCTCAAACACCAGGATGCCCAGAGACCAGAAGTCCACACTGAAGTTGTGGCCTTTGTTAAGGATTATCTCTGGGGCCACATACTCGGGCGTGCCGCAGAAGGTCCAGGTCTTCTGGCCACATCTGATCTTCTTAGCAAAACCAAAGTCGACCTGGAAAAGCAGAGGTTACAGCTCACTGGTTCTTCCAGGAGACTTTGAAGGTGGTGATGAGGACAGACCGATTCGGAGGAGGTTCAGGTTTTCTGTGGGAGCGCTCACCAGTTTGATGTATCCCTCACCATCCAGCATGAGATTCTCCGGTTTCAGGTCTCTGTAGAGGACCCCTTTCCGATGGAGGTACTCAAAGGCTTCTGTCACACAACCAACGCAGAATTTGGCAGTGGGCTCATCAAAACTCCCCCTGAcgacaaaaaaagacacattcaaACCTCCTGCTGACGAGCAGGGCGGCCATCTTGTTACTTCTAATCTGAAGGTGCTGCAGGGAACAGTGGAGGACGCCCCAGAGTGACAGGAAGTGGTGTTGTTGTGAATCCTCCTACCTGTCTCTGAGTAGACTCCAAATCTCTCCGCCCAGACAGGCCTCCAGCAGCATGTACACATACTTGTTATCTTTGAACGTGCGATACAATCTGAAGGAACAGAAAAATGCTGCTGTTATTGTTACATCGTTTCTTCctctgttttaatttaattgtgcAATTATTGATGACCAATCACATGTAATAATCATTACTATCATTATTCGCTCTCATTCAGTAAAACAGGACGTTACTCAGAGGTGATTTCCCAGTAAGATAAACTATAAAAGGAGGAGATGATGACCAGGAAACAGGGGGCTTAAATGAATGAGCTGTTATTCTCTGCAGTGGACTCATATATTTAAAGTCATTACTGAACAAACAGAATCTGTGTTTATGGACTAATGTGGTCATATTTCCAGTTAATTGTGAAGAGGAGCTCAGAGTTATGTACAGATCAGACTCAGAGGCTCATGGATGTACACAGACTGTATGAAGAGGAGGGTGAAGAATGGCTTTAATATCTGAGTCTGTTCCGTACCGCCTGCTGTGAAATCAGATCACTGTAATCTCACAAAAGGCAGAGAAAAGCTACTGTTGCAATATTTCATAAAAAATAACGACATTTTCTGAGCAGACGTCTCAATATCCCCCCCGCCCCGCCCGCCGCTCCTCCCCACTGAGAGGCTGTAATCTGCTGCAGGCCTCGGCTGTGATCTCATCAAAAACTAATATAAGCAGCGTGCTGTTCTGCTGGACTAATGTGGCGAGGATTCATCATGCAGGATGAGAAATGGAAATGTCTGGAAAGGTCTGGAGGCTACGCCACAGGACTGACTTGACGACGAAGTGCGAGCGCGCCTCGGCCAGGATCCTCCTCTCAGAGTGGATGTGCTCCTCCTGACGGTTGTCCACCACGTGCTTCTTCTTGATGACCTTCAGCGCGAAGGTGACGTCCTGACCCTTCACCTTCACCTGCACACCGGTACAACACAGCAGGATGTCACAGGTGCTTAAGAGCCTTTTATTTAACTCTGTTTACTGAGACTTACCAGCTCTACTCGTCCAAACCCACCGACGCCCAGAGTAGCAACAACCTCCAGGTTCTCGAAGGGCCTGGACGGAGGGAAGTCTGACACCATGTCCCTCAGATGAATGACGTCAGGAGACAGCGGCTGACTCTGGTGGCGCGACACTGACTTCCTGGATGAAAGCAAAGACAGAGAAATGAGCTCGCTCCATGTGTACAGACATGAATGGCTCAGTTTAAGCTAGCAGGGACCATCTCCATGGTTTGTTAGTCCTCCTTTGACTGAGGGAagttcatctctctctcttttaacaCTTGATCACTGTGCTGCACTCACTTGGCGTGTCTCTTCTTGTCGTCGCGGTCCAGCGTTGCCACGTAGCCTTGGAGGTACTTCTGCAGCTCGTTGAAGGTGCCCACTGTCTGATCAAATGTcctacacaaaacaacaaccacacgACAACAATGGAGCCACTGGAATGTTGGCTGACTGACACCGTGAGACAGACTTCAGCTGACATGCATACATTCTGTATGACAGGCTGATAAAGACTCACTCTCTGTCAATGACCAGGCACTCCACTCCGTTCTCCTCAGCGATGATATTGGCCGAGCGGACATCATCACTGAAAGAGACGGAAACACTAAGCTGAAGCTGTTTTCATACTTTTTCTGCAACTTCTGGAGGCTGGAGGTTAACAAACATCCACACAGAGGTGGAGCACATGTGGAAGTGGACATGGACGACACTCAAAACGGTCGACGGTTAGACGAATTATCATCTAACAACCAAAACTGTTGTATGCCTGCTGTAAAGTGACATTTTTAAGACAGATTAACATGGAGATCTGCAAAGATGAACTCGCTTTTGGCACCAGCCTCttgtggccactggaggaactgcagctggaTGAACTCTGCAGCATGCCTGCCCTGTGGTGGTAAGACTTTGACCTTTCACCTTAGTGCTGCTAACGTGCTCTGTTCGTACCTGATGAGCGCCTTTTCTCCAAAGTAGTCGCCCTTCTGCAGCGTGTTGATGATCTGCGGCAGCTTGTGTGCGTCTGTGGTCTGCGTCACCTTCACCTGCACAGCACAGAGGCTGGATCCTTAGAATGCTTCCTACGTCTGCAGGTCAGCTTTCACAggtgtttttcattttctctgaatattttcacatgcacagtaaaaacattttgttctaaggAATTAAAGTAATTGACATATTGAATTATAGTAATTGGAACATGATGGATTGTGTGTGATTAGGCGCCCGTCGACGCACGCTGTGAAAATAGACACTTGAATTGTAGGAGGCTTTTCTGTGAACGCCCGGGCTGGTTCTGCTTGTCGCTCTTCAGGCTGCTGCCTGCCGGAGCTTCAGCAGAGACACTCCAGAGGCCTGCGCCTCGTGAAGCCTCTCTGTCATTAGTGAGGCTTTAACAACCAGCAGCCCACCCCGGTCGAGGTCAAACGTCCCACCCGTGGCACAGTCCTGCTGAGGAGACGCCCCAATGACATCACAGCTGTAACGGCCGAGTGTGTTTTAGCTAAGTGTCCCGTTTGACCTCAGTGAccttcacttcctgtgtttttcctgccctggtgcaagggggggggggtccattTCCTGCATTAGCCCCCTTCCTCCCAAACAACATGTGTCTCCGTGGATTGGTTAACTTAGcgctgaggagctgctgctcatAATGGCATTCTGAACGTCCCCTGTGGACCGTCTCCCGCCGCTCGCCGGTGTCAGGTTGCTGACTTATCAGGCAGACGGGCGAGTGAGTCATCgcctctctcacactcacagtcTGGTCAACATACTGTCGGACAGAACCAGTCTGTAAGGTGGGTCGGAGCACAGAGAAGGAGCAGCGTCCTGATCAGCATCACGAGTTTGTGTCTCTGGCTATGAGCAGGTTCCCGCTTTGACGACATTTATTTTAGTGATTTAACTGTTCAGTGATCCACATTACATAATGGATGGAGGGCCGTGAACGCCCCGTGATGGTTGATTTATTTAGAGGTTATTAACACTTCAAACATATGatggaaacaaaacatttaaacacagcATGAGGAGAAAATATTGGGGAAAAGTGTAATTAAATACAGAGATAAGAGTTGTTACCTTCCCCTGTGCGATGATGTAGAAGGTGCtgccttcctctccctcccggATGACATACTCCCCTTTGTCATAGTACTCctgtgggggaggaggaggaggggggaggacaACAACAGTCAGAACCAAAGCATTACATTGATTTAACCATTGACCCAGCCAGTCTGATTCCTGGTAGCTCGTCCCCCGCGGGAtgagagctgcagctcagccatCAATAGCAGTCTGTGGCCCTGAGATGATTCCCAGCCTGCTGATGGTGGTTGGACACATGTTTAGTGTGTCGTTGGGTGAATGAAGCATCAAATATAGGTCATTACTAAATGTTGATATTTACAGTAGAGCTGTCTGATCTATGAAACACGGTGCACCACTTCAACCTATCAGTCAGCGACCGGGCAGCTCATGACCTGATTCTGATCCAGAGGGTGTGAGTGCAGCTGCTCTGATCGAGGCCAGTCCTCACGCAGGGACACTTTGTCCAGCATATTATCGGTGTAGATTTAAAAACCTCAGACAGCGTAGGAAGCCCTGCCGTACAGAGAGCTGGTCCTCAGACaggctccagctgctgcagagctgccatCACACTCCACTTGTTTCAGTGTTTAGTTCCGTTTTATGAACGTCGTAAAACTGAACGACACTTTCAATTTGGTCTTAAACACTGAGGTACAGCGTGTcctctcagactcctccacttCATCCTGTCAGTCAGACCTTCCCTGAACCTAACACAACCACCCAGGACCGCAGCGCTGAGGCCAGGCCGCTGAGTCAGCGAGCTGCCGGATCACCTTCCATTGAAAACTTCTCAGTAAAGTgctcagaaagaaagaaggtgAGCAGGATGGAGTGTGCTCTGGGATGAATGCCAGGTCCCTGCAGCTGAGACAGCCGTCCTCGCTGTAATCCATTTGACTACAGAGCACTTTGCTGAAAAAGTGAACAAACAAATCAGAGCAACCAGGCGTAAACATCCCCGGTGTTTACTGTCAGAAGTAAAGTCTTGACACTAGTGGCGTTTTTTTCTTGAGCGTCCGAGCTTGTTTACTTCCCGTTTACGCTTCAGGAGAGCCTAGTTTAACACCCGCCTGTGACAGCGCAGACAACATGCCAAGCTTCTGTTTATAAGGCCTGTCTGGATGATACAGTAGCTGTGCAGGAGAGCGACAGCATCTCATCTGTGTGTCGGGTTTGTTCCACCAGGCTGCAGCGCTTCAGACCGGCGGGTAACAATTTTACTAAACATCACGTGTTCCCTTCTGTCgcacactgcagcacacacgGACATCTGACCGCAGCTCATTCAAGGAAGGGTTAAAACTTAACGACCTAAAACACGTGGAGGTTCAGGAGGTAGCTAGTAGCAGCATTTAGGCttccgttcacactggagaaagtcagtccagctagagtaggactgaatccagatcgcctttaagctggatacattcagacctattttcaaatcttaaatcacacacgcgtgtccgcactcaatccagctcaacccggcttgtttgttgtcctccaaaccactaggtggcgcctcgtaagtagtagtaggaccgcgtgtgtgcatgcgtcgtgcgtttttgttttgtcccgtgtcgctcgttacttcgtttttttcggttcaatacgcagtttattcctttgtagccctgtggaaaataaactcggggcaaagctgtcgtagttcgatggttgtttacgcgacccggacactgtccctgtgaaccagaagtatcacgtcactagccggattcgtgttcagacctgagccagatctAAGCCAATCCGGTGTTTGCTCCATCATCTAGTGTCTCCAGTGTTCCTGCGTCCACCTTTCGTGCTTTTTGTTTaaacttgtttttgctttttttgaatatttttttttccagctttaaGCTCATGTTTTGTTCATGTGTATCTgggctctcctcctcctctcctggtCTGATCTCcaggctgcagctctctgtgatgTTTTGTCAGTTTTTGCGATGACATTCTAAAACATCAGGACCAGGAACGAACGGTCCTTAAGTGTCCTCACACGTGCAAAACAGACTCCATCCATCCCCCCACTGTTTGACAAGAAGCTTCAATATAATGTGCTGGATTCTCAGTGAACATCTGCACCACTATTAGGTTACAgctgcccccccccacccccgagAGGCAGCAGAACCAGGAATGACTGAATAAGGAAATTCTGCCGTGCTGAAAGCAGCAGCCGCTCTGCACGCAGCGTCCTTGAAGTTTCCATTGTAAGAAAACTTGCTGAGAAAAGCTGTTTCTGAGCTGAAGCTGAAATACAATGCTTCTGCAGGAAACATGCAGCcaccttccacacacacactcacacacactcactcctgcAAAAGCCTGTCACTCGCACATCTTTAAGAAATCACTCGTCCCCCATTTGAATAAACACTTTCTGGGGCCCTAGTCAAATAATTACGGTAACAATATACAGCACCCGGCGATGACAGGAATAATATCGGCTCTGTTCATCAACACGGTAATCTGTGAGGTCTCGCCGACTGAAGGTGGAGCGAATATGCTGACATGCAGTAATGGTATATGGCCAAATGGTAATGATATTTTGACAGCAGCTATCTGCGATGCCGAGGCTCCCAGGAGCAGCCGGAGAGTTGTGCAACGCTGAGGCAACACAACGAAAAACAGCGTGTCCCTCAGACAGGAGGCAGGATGTCCCCCCCGGGCAAAGAGACAGACACTCTGACAGAATTACTTACCACCTCCAGGCAGTCCACTATTTTGCTTAGCTTGTCCTCTGGAAGATTGGCCAAGAgtgaaacactgacagagaagaagaagaagaaagacagacGTCACATGACCGGACACATGACACCAGGCTGTGCCCTGTGTTACCCTGGACCCTAACATCGACTCTGTAAGACGAGCAGAGGCCAGTGAAGCTCTCCTGACCCCTCATGACCTCTCTAAagattgtattttattttatttgtttagcattgttagcattagcatctgcccttcatgctgtgtgtctcagttaCAGCttactaagctaagctaagctaagctgtgCTAACCTACTGGGCGATGTGATGTTGGCCAGCCCCTGTGATGCAGATGTAATATTTATGACatcacacagtgatgcagcagtgtaaatgtgtttggGTCTCTGACCTTCGCAGGAAGTTGCGGTACTGTTCGTGCCGGGTCTCTGCCGTCCTCCTCATGATGTTCTGGAACACCTCTCGGTCCAGAGCCCAGGTCCTCACTTTGGTCACCGCTGCAAAGACACGTCAGAGGCATGAGTGCAGGTTCTGACCTCTCACTGAGAAACACGTCACTCTGGATTagtcaaaaatacaaaaagctgCTTCGAATAGCAAACAGCTGATGTGTGGGGATGGCGGGTGGAGActcttttttccccattttgCAGTTTAATTAAAGCCAAAGAACaacagttttgttttgtcacagGAGGCGAGGACACGCTGTAATCTGTGTAATCTGTCTGTTATCTCGATGGTGAGTCACATCTACAGACTGAGGCAGCTCTCTGTCGGTAGCTGAACTGGAAGTCAGAGTTCTCCTTATCTGCTtcatctgctgctctcctgTGAAACTGTCACTTTTTCCCCAGTTCACCCTGAATATGGAGGTCACCTCCCCCCCTCGAGGACTAGCAGTCAATTTACTTGGTTAAATATACAAACCCAGACAAAGAGCACTCACACAGAACATGGTATGCACTCTCCAAACTAACAAGGAGGCAGAACCCAATCAGAACGCACGGCTGAGGATGTCACATGAAGCTTTAGTCAACATCAGCTTGTTTACTTCGCTCTAATGAGCGATCAGgatcctccagctgctgtcGCTGTGTTAAGAAGTGACTGAACCTCAGgaggaggtcaggaggaggaggtcaggaggagtcaggtcaggaggagtcaggtcaggaggaggagtcaggaggagtcaggtaaggaggaggaggtcaggaggaggaggtcaggaggagtcaggtcaggaggaagaggtcaggaggaggaggaggtcaggaggaggaggtcaggaggagtcaggtcaggaggagtcaggtaaggaggaggaggtcaggaggaggaggtcaggaggagtcaggtcaggaggaggaggtcaggaggaagaggtcaggaggagtcaggtcaggaggaggaggtcaggaggagtcaggtcaggaggaggaggtcaggaggaggaggaggtcaggaggagtcaggtaaggaggaggaggtcaggaggagtcaggtcaggaggaggaggtcaggaggagtcaggtcaggaggaggaggtcaggaggagtcaggtcaggaggaggaggtcaggaggagtcaggtcaggaggaggaggtcaggagtagtcagaggtcaggaggagtcaggtcaggaggaagaggtcaggaggagtcaggtcatgaggaagaggtcaggaggaagaggtcaggaggagtcaggtcaggaggaggaggtcaggaggagtcaggtcaggaggagtcaggtcaggaggaggaggtcaggaggaagaggtcaggaggagtcaggtcaggaggagtcaggtcaggaggaggaggtcaggaggagtcaggtcaggaggaggaggtcaggaggagtcaggtcaggaggaagaggtcaggaggagtcaggtcaggaggaagaggtcaggaggaggaggaggtcaggaggagtcaggtaaggaggaggaggtcaggaggagtcaggtcaggaggaggaggtcaggaggaggaggaggtcaggaggactttaaataaaaatctttaCCTCGCACCGACGCCGTCCGCGTGCAGTTGTACAGAATGGCCAGTTCCCCAAACGTGGTCCACACAGCGATCGACGTGAGCAGCTTGTTCTGTTGAAACACGTCCAGCTTCCCATCTGCAGATATGAATACAGGGCGATCAATGGTGGTTTGTTTTtgggacacagacagaggacacacagagacagacagacacagacagacacacagacagagacagaggacagacagacacagacagacacagacagacacacagacacagacagaggacagacagacacagacagacacacagacacagacagaggacagacagagacagacagacacacagagacagacagagacagaggacagacagacacagacagacacacagagacagacagacagacagaggacagacagacacacagacagacacacagagacagacacacagacagacagacagagacagaggacagacagacacacagacagacacacagagacagacacacagacagacagacagagacagaggacagacagacacacagagacagacggcagacagagagacacacagacagacagagacagacacgtgCTGTCAGCAGGACAGAAAGGTTGGACTGCAGTGTCCCTGCACTGAGATGCTCTTCGTGACTTCACTGCTTGATAGAATGAGGATTATGACTCAGATTATGACTCTTGGGTTAACGCGTGCTTCCTCCAGGAACCTTCTGTCTGTTTAATGAGACAAAAAGCTCCCTCCTGTCCAACCGTCCTCCTTCTTGCCATCTGTATCAACCAAGTGTTAATGCAACACAACCTCAAAATAGAACAAAACATCTCCCACATGACTCCGAGCTTCATGATGAGATGATAATCATCAGTGCCGTCTGTATGAGTGACTCTTCAAGGCTTCATTGGTGAATAATCATGAGTCCTGAGCAGCTCTGCTTCACTCCGGACGGACCCGAAGCCCCGTCCTGCCAGGCTGGCAGAGGACGCAGAGAGCTCTGAGCTCTGAGAGACGTTCGAGACACTGAGTCTGTCAGTGGCTGTTTTTATTCTACTCTGGTTCTGCATTGTTCCTTTGAatttcagcatcatcatctCCTCATGAACATAACGTCTGAGTA
The genomic region above belongs to Parambassis ranga chromosome 9, fParRan2.1, whole genome shotgun sequence and contains:
- the prkg2 gene encoding cGMP-dependent protein kinase 2, with amino-acid sequence MGNGSMKSKRYKRTEGSAASNGRAHKDHGSTSGSLDCLRARVEELEREGKRKDEELCAREQRIRDLQEQLAQQTRALAELGEELQSKCVQISKLQDVMKSGAPGASRAPSVRAGRSSPNLSVRIKDTINRRKGAKAGVSAEPTSRTYDSSSLPKFSFEKARVSKDASVKKLLTDALNKNQYLKRLELQQIKDMVECMYERTYQQGEYVVQQGEPGNHLFVLADGKLDVFQQNKLLTSIAVWTTFGELAILYNCTRTASVRAVTKVRTWALDREVFQNIMRRTAETRHEQYRNFLRSVSLLANLPEDKLSKIVDCLEVEYYDKGEYVIREGEEGSTFYIIAQGKVKVTQTTDAHKLPQIINTLQKGDYFGEKALISDDVRSANIIAEENGVECLVIDRETFDQTVGTFNELQKYLQGYVATLDRDDKKRHAKKSVSRHQSQPLSPDVIHLRDMVSDFPPSRPFENLEVVATLGVGGFGRVELVKVKGQDVTFALKVIKKKHVVDNRQEEHIHSERRILAEARSHFVVKLYRTFKDNKYVYMLLEACLGGEIWSLLRDRGSFDEPTAKFCVGCVTEAFEYLHRKGVLYRDLKPENLMLDGEGYIKLVDFGFAKKIRCGQKTWTFCGTPEYVAPEIILNKGHNFSVDFWSLGILVFELLTGSPPFSGSDQMITYTLILKGIEKIDFPKKITKRPEDLIRKLCRRNPSERLGNLKNGLTDIKKHRWFNGFNWEGLKARTLPSPLKRELTGPTDHTYFDSYPADEDSPPEELSGWDVDF